A genomic window from Streptomyces sp. NBC_01429 includes:
- a CDS encoding TDT family transporter, which translates to MALLARPGAHCAARPAAPRTTPRTAPTARPASRRRPPALRDLGPNWYAPVMGTAIVAVAGAGLRAGAPGPAAGIPGLGAVCVVMWALSAVLLALVLSARAGHWLRHRDRARAQLLDPAVAPFYGCLAMAPLAVGTATLTVGREVLGERAAVTVDAVLFGAGTLLGPALAVAIPYLMAVRHRLSPADVSPAWLLPLVAPMVSAAAAAPLVPYLPAGQWREALLYGGYGLFGLSLFATLTVLPLIVARLLLHGPPPLAATPLLFLVLGPLGQSATALHLLAGAAPGAVGASQARVLGAFALLYGVPVLGFALFWLVLAAALVVRAARRGMRFTMTWWAFTFPVGTCVTGTAGLAGRTGLVALEWLAVGLFAALVTAWAVAAWRTLRGLLRGTLPAAAGAGAPAPAAALTA; encoded by the coding sequence ATGGCCCTTCTCGCGCGCCCCGGCGCGCACTGTGCAGCACGCCCCGCAGCACCCCGCACCACACCCCGCACCGCACCGACGGCGCGGCCGGCCTCCCGGAGGCGGCCGCCCGCGCTGCGGGATCTCGGACCCAACTGGTACGCGCCCGTCATGGGCACGGCGATCGTCGCCGTCGCGGGGGCCGGGCTGCGGGCCGGAGCGCCGGGACCGGCGGCCGGGATACCGGGGCTCGGGGCCGTGTGCGTGGTGATGTGGGCGCTGTCGGCGGTGCTGCTCGCGCTCGTGCTGAGCGCCCGCGCGGGTCACTGGCTGCGCCACCGCGACCGGGCCCGCGCCCAGCTCCTCGATCCGGCCGTGGCGCCCTTCTACGGATGTCTGGCGATGGCGCCGCTCGCCGTCGGTACCGCCACGCTCACCGTGGGGCGAGAGGTGCTGGGCGAGCGGGCCGCGGTCACCGTGGACGCGGTGCTGTTCGGTGCGGGGACGCTGCTCGGGCCGGCGCTCGCGGTGGCGATCCCGTACCTGATGGCCGTACGCCACCGGCTGTCGCCCGCGGACGTCTCCCCCGCCTGGCTGCTTCCGCTGGTGGCGCCCATGGTCTCGGCGGCGGCCGCCGCGCCGCTGGTGCCGTATCTGCCGGCGGGCCAGTGGCGCGAGGCCCTGCTGTACGGCGGTTACGGGCTGTTCGGGCTGAGCCTGTTCGCCACGCTGACGGTGCTGCCCCTGATCGTCGCCCGGCTGCTGCTGCACGGCCCGCCGCCGCTCGCGGCGACCCCGCTGCTCTTCCTGGTCCTCGGTCCGCTGGGGCAGTCGGCCACCGCGCTCCATCTGCTGGCCGGGGCGGCCCCCGGCGCCGTGGGAGCCTCCCAGGCGCGGGTGCTGGGCGCCTTCGCCCTGCTGTACGGGGTGCCGGTGCTGGGCTTCGCGCTGTTCTGGCTGGTGCTGGCGGCGGCGCTGGTGGTCCGGGCGGCCCGGCGCGGGATGCGGTTCACGATGACGTGGTGGGCCTTCACGTTCCCGGTCGGCACCTGTGTGACGGGTACGGCCGGTCTGGCGGGGCGCACGGGGCTGGTGGCGCTGGAGTGGCTGGCGGTGGGCCTGTTCGCGGCGCTGGTGACGGCCTGGGCGGTGGCCGCGTGGCGCACGCTGCGCGGGCTGCTGCGCGGCACCCTCCCGGCGGCTGCCGGGGCGGGGGCGCCCGCGCCGGCAGCGGCCCTCACCGCCTGA
- a CDS encoding LysR family transcriptional regulator: MADASPAPHRSAPVAAPLAHRVPDLGALELLLAVARLGSLGRAARETGISQPAASSRIRAMERLLGVALVDRSPRGSRLTDAGTLVTDWARRVVEAAEAFDAGAQALRGRRDSRLRVAASMTIAEYLLPRWLIALRRERPDTAVSLHAGNSVTVAERLLSHEADLGFVEGLAAPDGLDSAVVGHDRLLVVAAPGHPWARRRAPLDPAELARTPLILREPGSGTRQVLDAGLTSYGGLAEPLLELASTTALKAAAVSGAGPCVLSELAVGEELAAHRLVAVPVAGVRLRRDLRAVWPAGTRPAGPARDLLSLTRGTPGLMMRGTTG, from the coding sequence ATGGCCGATGCCTCGCCCGCCCCTCACCGCAGCGCCCCCGTTGCCGCGCCGCTCGCCCACCGGGTGCCCGACCTCGGCGCGCTGGAGCTGCTGCTCGCCGTCGCCCGGCTCGGCAGTCTCGGCCGGGCCGCCCGCGAGACCGGCATCAGCCAGCCCGCGGCCAGCAGCCGGATCCGGGCCATGGAGCGCCTGCTCGGGGTCGCCCTGGTGGACCGTTCCCCCCGCGGCTCGCGCCTCACCGACGCCGGAACGCTGGTCACCGACTGGGCCCGGCGCGTGGTCGAGGCCGCCGAGGCGTTCGACGCGGGAGCGCAGGCGCTGCGGGGCCGCCGGGACTCTCGGCTGCGGGTCGCCGCCAGCATGACGATCGCGGAGTATCTGCTGCCGCGCTGGCTGATAGCGCTGCGCCGGGAGCGCCCCGACACCGCCGTCTCGCTGCACGCGGGCAACTCCGTCACCGTCGCGGAACGGCTCCTGAGCCACGAGGCGGACCTCGGCTTCGTGGAGGGGCTCGCCGCGCCCGACGGGCTCGACTCCGCCGTCGTCGGCCACGACCGGCTGCTCGTCGTCGCCGCCCCCGGCCACCCCTGGGCCCGCCGCCGCGCCCCGCTCGACCCGGCCGAGCTGGCCCGGACCCCGCTCATCCTGCGGGAACCCGGATCCGGCACCCGCCAGGTCCTGGACGCCGGCCTCACCTCCTACGGAGGACTGGCCGAGCCGCTGCTCGAACTCGCCTCCACCACCGCGTTGAAGGCGGCGGCGGTGAGCGGGGCAGGGCCCTGCGTGCTCAGCGAGCTGGCGGTCGGCGAGGAGCTGGCGGCCCACCGGCTCGTCGCGGTGCCGGTGGCGGGCGTACGGCTGCGCCGCGACCTGCGCGCGGTCTGGCCGGCCGGCACCCGGCCCGCGGGCCCCGCGCGCGATCTGCTCTCGCTGACGCGCGGGACCCCGGGCCTGATGATGCGGGGGACTACCGGCTGA
- a CDS encoding gamma-glutamyl-gamma-aminobutyrate hydrolase family protein yields MKPLIGVSTYLEASAAWGAWELPAALLPAGYPRLVQRAGGLAAMLPPDADPGAAASVVDRLDGLVIAGGPDVEPVRYGADRDPRTGPPALERDAWELALIGAALASGTPLLGICRGMQLLNVALGGTLVQHMDGHTSGVTGRFGEHPVKPVPGTRYGDLVPEEFTVPTHHHQSVDRLGTGLTPSAFAADGTIEAVELPGPGWALGVQWHPEMAEDTRVMAALVEAASTRPAGAGAGAGSAGA; encoded by the coding sequence ATGAAGCCGCTCATCGGCGTCAGCACCTACCTGGAGGCGTCCGCCGCCTGGGGCGCCTGGGAGCTGCCCGCCGCCCTGCTGCCCGCCGGCTACCCCCGGCTCGTCCAGCGGGCGGGCGGCCTGGCCGCCATGCTCCCGCCCGACGCCGACCCCGGCGCCGCCGCTTCGGTGGTGGACCGGCTGGACGGGCTGGTCATCGCGGGCGGCCCCGATGTGGAGCCCGTACGGTACGGAGCCGACCGGGACCCGCGCACCGGGCCGCCGGCCCTGGAGCGGGACGCGTGGGAGCTGGCGCTCATCGGGGCGGCCCTGGCCTCCGGCACCCCGCTGCTGGGGATCTGCCGGGGCATGCAGCTGCTGAACGTGGCCCTGGGCGGCACGCTCGTCCAGCACATGGACGGCCACACCTCGGGGGTGACCGGCCGCTTCGGCGAGCACCCCGTGAAGCCGGTGCCCGGCACCCGCTACGGCGATCTGGTGCCCGAGGAGTTCACCGTCCCGACGCACCACCACCAGAGCGTGGACCGGCTGGGTACGGGGCTGACTCCCTCGGCGTTCGCGGCGGACGGCACGATCGAGGCAGTGGAACTGCCCGGCCCGGGGTGGGCGCTGGGCGTCCAGTGGCATCCGGAGATGGCCGAGGACACCCGGGTGATGGCGGCCCTGGTCGAGGCCGCGAGCACCCGGCCCGCCGGTGCCGGAGCGGGCGCGGGGTCAGCGGGCGCATAG
- the eat gene encoding ethanolamine permease, protein MSDGTDALTPPADTADGADQRDTDYLKRRALRRGSAGWLLLTGLGVAYVVSGDFSGWNIGLSEGGFGGLAIAMVLMGVMYACLVFSLAELSAILPTAGGGYGFARRALGTWGGFLTGTAILIEYILAPAAISIFIGEYVESLHLFGLTAGWPVYLACFVIFIGIHLWGVGEALRFSLVVTAVAVAALLIFAVGAFTEFDASGLNDIPVDEAAFGSNSWLPFGVLGIWAAFPFGMWFFLGVEGVPLAAEEAKDPVRSMPKALSIAMGVLVLLALVTFFAATGARGSAAVQEAGNPLVVALQGDGDPTPLSRFVNYAGLAGLVASFFSLIYAGSRQLFALSRAGYLPRFLSLTSGRKAPYLGLLIPGAIGFALAAATGDGGRMLNVAVFGATISYSLMALSHLVLRRREPDLPRPYRTPGGMVTSGVAFVLALSALVATFLVDKDAAFIALGVYVVALAYFTFYSRHRLVAAAPEEEFAALAAAEAELERDR, encoded by the coding sequence ATGTCCGACGGCACCGACGCGCTCACCCCACCGGCCGACACGGCCGACGGCGCCGACCAGCGGGACACCGACTATCTGAAACGGCGGGCGCTGCGGCGCGGCAGTGCGGGCTGGCTGCTGCTGACCGGTCTCGGGGTCGCCTATGTCGTCTCCGGGGACTTCTCCGGCTGGAACATCGGCCTCTCCGAGGGGGGCTTCGGCGGTCTCGCGATCGCCATGGTGCTGATGGGGGTGATGTACGCGTGCCTCGTCTTCTCGCTCGCCGAACTGTCCGCCATCCTGCCCACGGCGGGCGGCGGCTACGGCTTCGCCCGGCGCGCGCTCGGCACCTGGGGCGGATTCCTCACCGGCACGGCGATCCTCATCGAATACATCCTGGCTCCGGCCGCGATCTCCATCTTCATCGGTGAGTACGTCGAATCACTCCATCTCTTCGGTCTGACGGCCGGCTGGCCGGTCTATCTGGCCTGTTTCGTGATCTTCATCGGCATTCATCTCTGGGGCGTCGGCGAGGCGCTGCGCTTCAGCCTGGTGGTGACGGCCGTCGCGGTGGCGGCGCTGCTGATCTTCGCGGTCGGCGCCTTCACCGAATTCGACGCGAGCGGTCTCAACGACATCCCCGTGGACGAGGCCGCGTTCGGCTCGAACTCGTGGCTGCCGTTCGGTGTGCTGGGCATCTGGGCGGCGTTCCCGTTCGGCATGTGGTTCTTCCTGGGGGTGGAGGGGGTGCCGCTGGCCGCCGAGGAGGCCAAGGACCCGGTGCGTTCCATGCCGAAGGCGCTGTCGATCGCCATGGGCGTGCTCGTCCTGCTGGCGCTGGTGACCTTCTTCGCCGCGACGGGGGCGCGCGGCTCGGCCGCCGTCCAGGAGGCGGGCAATCCGCTGGTGGTCGCGCTCCAGGGGGACGGCGACCCGACTCCGCTGAGCCGGTTCGTGAACTACGCGGGTCTCGCCGGGCTCGTCGCGTCGTTCTTCTCCCTGATCTACGCCGGGTCCCGGCAGCTGTTCGCGCTCTCGCGCGCGGGCTATCTGCCCCGGTTCCTTTCCCTCACGAGCGGCCGCAAAGCCCCCTATCTGGGTCTGCTGATCCCCGGCGCGATCGGTTTCGCGCTGGCGGCGGCCACCGGGGACGGCGGCCGGATGCTGAACGTGGCGGTGTTCGGCGCGACCATCTCGTACTCCCTGATGGCCCTGTCCCATCTCGTGCTGCGCCGCCGCGAGCCGGACCTCCCCCGCCCGTACCGCACGCCCGGCGGGATGGTCACCTCCGGCGTGGCGTTCGTACTGGCGCTGTCCGCGCTGGTCGCGACGTTCCTGGTGGACAAGGACGCGGCCTTCATCGCGCTCGGGGTCTATGTCGTCGCCCTCGCCTACTTCACCTTCTACAGTCGGCACCGGCTGGTGGCCGCGGCTCCCGAGGAGGAGTTCGCGGCGCTGGCCGCGGCCGAGGCCGAACTCGAACGGGACCGATAG
- a CDS encoding FadR/GntR family transcriptional regulator, translating to MAKKDEPTDPTEADPLTPVLRPVRAGNGFEEALEQILRIVRLGLVAGGERLPAERELAERLGISRVTLREVLKVLQDQGLLESRRGRYGGTFVRPRPDAPALGAEEELRRRVAGVDIEDVLRFREVLEVGAAGLCAADGLSGERARRLRAALAATRDAPLAEYRRLDTLLHLTLAELSGSATLTEQYAAVRASVNDLLDCIPLLVRNLEHSQRQHTALVEAVLDGDADGAREIAREHCGGTAALLRGFLS from the coding sequence GTGGCGAAGAAGGACGAGCCGACCGACCCGACGGAGGCGGATCCGCTGACTCCGGTACTGCGGCCCGTACGGGCGGGCAACGGCTTCGAGGAGGCGCTGGAGCAGATCCTCCGGATCGTCCGGCTCGGACTGGTGGCGGGCGGCGAACGGCTGCCCGCCGAGCGGGAGTTGGCCGAGCGGCTGGGGATCAGCCGGGTCACGCTCCGCGAGGTGCTCAAGGTCCTCCAGGACCAGGGGCTGCTGGAGAGCCGGCGCGGCAGGTACGGCGGGACGTTCGTGCGGCCGAGGCCCGACGCGCCTGCCCTGGGCGCCGAGGAGGAGCTGCGGCGCCGGGTGGCGGGCGTGGACATCGAGGACGTGCTGCGCTTCCGCGAGGTGCTGGAGGTCGGCGCGGCGGGGCTGTGCGCGGCGGACGGGCTGAGCGGGGAGCGGGCGCGGCGGCTGCGGGCGGCGCTGGCCGCGACCCGTGACGCGCCCCTGGCGGAGTACCGCAGGCTGGACACGCTGCTGCATCTCACCCTCGCCGAGCTGTCCGGGTCCGCGACCCTGACCGAGCAGTACGCGGCCGTCCGGGCGTCGGTGAACGATCTGCTGGACTGCATTCCGCTGCTCGTGCGGAACCTGGAGCACTCGCAGCGCCAGCACACGGCGCTGGTGGAGGCGGTTCTCGACGGGGACGCGGACGGGGCGCGCGAGATCGCCCGCGAGCACTGCGGCGGTACGGCGGCGCTGCTGCGGGGCTTCCTCAGCTGA
- a CDS encoding glutamine synthetase family protein produces the protein MADRTPPLSVEELRVLVASGEIDTVVLAFPDMQGRLQGKRFAAPFFLDDVLEHGTEGCNYLLAVDTEMNTVDGYAMSSWDRGYGDFAMRPDLSTLRRVPWNEGTAMLVADLAWHDGSPVVAAPRQILRRQLERLAEHGFTAHVGTELEFIVFKDSYEQAWDSDYRGLTPANQYNVDYSILGTGRVEPLLRRIRNEMATAGLTVESAKGECNPGQHEIAFKYDEALVTCDQHAIYKTGAKEIASQEGVSLTFMAKYNEREGNSCHIHLSLQDTHGTNVMAGDGPGGMSPVMRHFLAGQLAALRDFSLLYAPTINSYKRFQPGSFAPTAVAWGYDNRTCSLRVVGHGRSMRFENRLPGGDVNPYLAVAGLIAAGLHGIEHELELPEECAGNAYSAGYEQVPTTLHEAAALWEDSPVARAAFGDEVVAHYRNMARVEVEAFDAAVTDWELRRSFERL, from the coding sequence GTGGCAGACCGCACACCCCCGCTCAGCGTCGAGGAACTGCGTGTCCTCGTGGCGAGCGGTGAGATCGACACGGTCGTCCTGGCCTTCCCCGACATGCAGGGCCGGCTCCAGGGCAAGCGGTTCGCCGCTCCGTTCTTCCTCGACGACGTCCTGGAGCACGGCACCGAGGGCTGCAACTACCTTCTCGCCGTCGACACCGAGATGAACACCGTCGACGGATACGCGATGTCCTCCTGGGACCGCGGCTACGGCGACTTCGCCATGCGCCCCGACCTCTCCACCCTGCGCCGCGTCCCCTGGAACGAGGGCACGGCGATGCTCGTCGCCGACCTCGCCTGGCACGACGGCTCGCCCGTCGTCGCCGCGCCCCGCCAGATCCTCCGCCGCCAGCTGGAGCGCCTCGCCGAACACGGCTTCACCGCGCACGTCGGCACGGAGCTGGAGTTCATCGTCTTCAAGGACAGCTACGAGCAGGCCTGGGACAGCGACTACCGGGGGCTGACCCCCGCCAACCAGTACAACGTCGACTACTCCATCCTCGGCACCGGACGGGTCGAACCCCTGCTGCGCCGGATCCGCAACGAGATGGCCACCGCCGGACTGACCGTCGAGTCCGCCAAGGGCGAGTGCAACCCCGGCCAGCACGAGATCGCCTTCAAATACGACGAGGCGCTCGTCACCTGCGACCAGCACGCCATATACAAGACCGGCGCCAAGGAGATCGCCTCGCAGGAGGGCGTCTCGCTCACCTTCATGGCCAAGTACAACGAGCGCGAAGGCAACTCCTGCCATATCCACCTCTCGCTCCAGGACACGCACGGCACCAATGTCATGGCCGGGGACGGCCCCGGCGGCATGTCGCCCGTGATGCGCCACTTCCTCGCGGGCCAGCTCGCCGCGCTGCGGGACTTCTCCCTGCTGTACGCGCCCACCATCAACTCGTACAAACGCTTCCAGCCGGGCTCCTTCGCCCCCACCGCCGTCGCCTGGGGCTATGACAACCGCACCTGCTCGCTGCGGGTGGTCGGACACGGCCGGTCCATGCGCTTCGAGAACCGGCTGCCGGGCGGGGACGTCAACCCGTACCTCGCCGTCGCCGGGCTGATCGCCGCCGGACTGCACGGCATCGAGCACGAACTCGAACTCCCCGAGGAGTGCGCCGGCAACGCCTACAGCGCCGGTTACGAGCAGGTCCCCACCACCCTGCACGAGGCCGCCGCGCTCTGGGAGGACAGCCCCGTCGCCCGCGCCGCCTTCGGCGACGAAGTGGTGGCGCACTACCGCAACATGGCGCGCGTCGAGGTGGAGGCATTCGACGCCGCGGTGACCGACTGGGAGCTTCGCCGCTCCTTCGAACGTCTGTGA
- a CDS encoding aldehyde dehydrogenase family protein yields the protein MAEHHILNPATGETVATIAATTPAEVDAAVRRAAAAQRGWAALAPADRARALRRFAVVVDEHSEELARTEVRQAGHTIGNARWEAGNVRDLLDYSAGGVERLTGRQIPVAGGVDLTLLEPLGVIGVIAPWNFPMPIAAWATAPALAAGNAVLLKPAETTPLTALRLAELALEAGLPEGLFQVLPGAGDVAGEALVDHPGVAKIVFTGSTRVGKRIMARSSSLVKRVTLELGGKSPNIVFADSDLEQAAAGAPMSFLDNAGQDCCARTRILVQREVHDRFLELLAPAVESVVVGDPSDEKTQMGPLISAAQLERVRSYVPDGAQGIRGSAPDGPGFWFAPTVLTAAAADSPVATEEVFGPVAVVLPFDDEEDAVRLANATEYGLAGSIWTRDVGRALRVSRAVAAGNLSVNSHSAVRYGTPFGGYKQSGLGRELGPDALTAFTETKNVFISTEA from the coding sequence GTGGCCGAACACCACATCCTCAACCCGGCCACCGGGGAGACCGTCGCCACCATCGCGGCGACCACCCCCGCCGAGGTCGACGCGGCGGTACGGCGGGCCGCCGCTGCCCAGCGCGGATGGGCGGCGCTCGCCCCCGCCGACCGCGCCAGGGCCCTGCGCCGGTTCGCCGTCGTCGTCGACGAACACAGCGAGGAACTGGCCAGGACCGAGGTCCGCCAGGCCGGTCACACCATCGGCAACGCCCGCTGGGAGGCGGGCAACGTCCGTGATCTGCTGGACTACTCCGCCGGGGGAGTAGAGCGGCTGACCGGCCGCCAGATCCCCGTCGCCGGAGGAGTCGACCTCACCCTGCTCGAACCGCTCGGCGTCATCGGGGTGATCGCTCCGTGGAACTTCCCCATGCCGATCGCCGCCTGGGCCACCGCCCCCGCGCTCGCCGCGGGCAACGCCGTCCTGCTCAAGCCCGCCGAGACCACCCCGCTCACCGCGCTCAGGCTCGCCGAACTCGCCCTGGAGGCCGGGCTCCCCGAGGGCCTCTTCCAGGTCCTGCCCGGCGCCGGTGACGTCGCGGGCGAGGCGCTGGTCGACCACCCGGGCGTCGCCAAGATCGTATTCACCGGCTCCACCCGGGTCGGCAAACGGATCATGGCGAGGAGCAGCTCACTCGTGAAACGGGTGACCCTCGAACTCGGCGGCAAGAGCCCCAACATCGTCTTCGCCGACTCCGACCTCGAACAGGCCGCCGCGGGCGCGCCGATGTCCTTCCTGGACAACGCGGGGCAGGACTGCTGCGCCCGTACCCGCATCCTCGTCCAGCGCGAGGTCCACGACCGGTTCCTGGAACTGCTCGCCCCCGCCGTGGAGTCCGTCGTCGTCGGGGACCCGTCCGACGAGAAGACCCAGATGGGCCCGCTGATCTCGGCGGCCCAGCTGGAGCGGGTACGGTCCTACGTCCCCGACGGCGCGCAGGGCATCCGGGGCAGCGCGCCGGACGGCCCCGGCTTCTGGTTCGCCCCGACCGTCCTCACCGCGGCGGCGGCCGACTCCCCGGTGGCCACCGAGGAGGTCTTCGGGCCGGTCGCCGTCGTGCTGCCCTTCGACGACGAGGAGGACGCCGTCCGGCTGGCCAACGCCACCGAGTACGGACTCGCCGGGTCGATCTGGACCCGGGACGTGGGCCGCGCGCTGCGGGTCTCGCGCGCCGTCGCCGCCGGGAACCTGTCCGTCAACTCGCACAGCGCCGTCCGCTACGGGACACCGTTCGGCGGCTACAAACAGTCCGGACTCGGCAGGGAACTCGGGCCGGACGCCCTCACCGCTTTCACGGAAACCAAGAACGTCTTCATCAGCACGGAGGCCTGA
- a CDS encoding 3-oxoacyl-ACP reductase: MTAPQNDIVCRRLVGRTAVITGAGSGIGLATARRLASEGAHIVCGDIDATAGKAAAEEVGGTFVQVDVTDAEQVEALFRTAYDTYGSVDIAFNNAGISPPDDDSILTTGLDAWKRVQEVNLTSVYLCCKAAIPYMRRQGRGSIINTASFVARMGAATSQISYTASKGGVLAMSRELGVQFAREGIRVNALCPGPVNTPLLQELFAKDPERAARRLVHIPVGRFAAAEEIAAAVAFLASDDASFVNATDFLVDGGIAGAYVTPV; the protein is encoded by the coding sequence ATGACCGCTCCCCAGAACGACATCGTCTGCCGCCGGCTCGTGGGCCGTACGGCGGTCATCACCGGTGCCGGCAGCGGCATCGGCCTCGCCACCGCACGGCGGCTCGCCTCCGAGGGCGCGCACATCGTCTGCGGCGACATCGACGCGACCGCGGGCAAGGCCGCGGCCGAGGAGGTCGGCGGGACCTTCGTCCAGGTCGACGTAACCGACGCCGAGCAGGTCGAGGCGCTGTTCAGGACCGCGTACGACACCTACGGCAGCGTCGACATCGCCTTCAACAACGCGGGCATCTCGCCGCCCGACGACGACTCGATCCTCACCACCGGCCTCGACGCGTGGAAGCGGGTGCAGGAGGTCAACCTCACCTCCGTGTACCTGTGCTGCAAGGCCGCGATCCCCTACATGCGGCGCCAGGGCCGGGGCTCCATCATCAACACCGCCTCCTTCGTGGCGCGGATGGGCGCGGCGACCTCGCAGATCTCCTACACCGCGTCCAAGGGCGGAGTGCTCGCGATGTCCCGGGAGCTGGGCGTCCAGTTCGCCCGGGAGGGGATCCGGGTCAACGCGCTGTGCCCGGGGCCGGTCAACACCCCCCTGTTGCAGGAGCTGTTCGCGAAGGACCCGGAACGGGCCGCGCGCCGGCTGGTGCACATCCCGGTGGGGCGCTTCGCCGCCGCCGAGGAGATCGCGGCCGCGGTCGCGTTCCTCGCGAGCGACGACGCGTCCTTCGTGAACGCCACCGACTTCCTGGTCGACGGCGGGATCGCGGGGGCGTACGTCACCCCGGTGTAG
- a CDS encoding DUF2510 domain-containing protein, with protein sequence MSMTTPPGWYPDPTVPSTERWWDGTAWTAHARPLGGAVPPEQPQQYPVQPSFQPPFPGQYGQGQQPYAMAVGQQTVAAAPSGAARTWWIVGACALVATLVVTALVTGVLTPGGDDRADGGAAARSGEPGVSPGTDGKSPSAGSGTEPDAVPADDPTVLVDQLNGITLPILDGWEEPDYGADDAPTMKTVDLVDCPGSGGTCRHGTVSSRTASGAEGTSAKDLAEEDISKAAEAAYGKDGLGISRHGGITSHKTLTSGPAVVAGRTGHLVRWRVTTGAGPGGYVQSLVFPSAVGSESLIIVRFAFDAGPDGPPVGGMDTITKGIRQIEDGSGGVGSSVGS encoded by the coding sequence ATGAGCATGACGACCCCGCCCGGCTGGTATCCCGATCCGACGGTCCCGTCCACCGAACGCTGGTGGGACGGGACCGCCTGGACCGCGCACGCCCGCCCGCTCGGCGGGGCCGTCCCGCCCGAACAGCCCCAGCAGTACCCGGTCCAGCCCTCGTTCCAGCCCCCGTTCCCGGGGCAGTACGGCCAGGGACAGCAGCCGTACGCGATGGCGGTGGGCCAACAGACGGTTGCCGCGGCGCCGAGCGGCGCCGCCCGGACCTGGTGGATCGTCGGCGCGTGCGCGCTCGTCGCCACTCTGGTCGTCACCGCACTGGTCACCGGCGTGCTCACACCCGGGGGCGACGACCGGGCGGACGGCGGAGCGGCCGCGCGGAGCGGCGAGCCCGGAGTCTCCCCGGGCACGGACGGGAAGAGCCCGAGCGCGGGTTCCGGCACGGAGCCCGACGCCGTACCGGCCGACGACCCGACCGTCCTGGTCGACCAGTTGAACGGCATCACCCTGCCCATCCTGGACGGCTGGGAGGAGCCGGACTACGGAGCCGACGACGCCCCGACCATGAAGACGGTCGACCTGGTCGACTGCCCCGGATCGGGCGGCACCTGCCGCCACGGCACGGTCTCCTCCCGCACGGCGAGCGGGGCCGAGGGCACGTCCGCCAAGGACCTGGCCGAGGAGGACATCTCCAAGGCCGCCGAGGCCGCGTACGGCAAGGACGGCCTCGGCATCAGCCGCCACGGCGGCATCACGTCGCACAAGACGCTCACCTCCGGGCCCGCCGTGGTCGCGGGCCGCACCGGACACCTGGTGCGGTGGCGGGTCACCACCGGCGCCGGGCCCGGCGGTTACGTCCAGTCGCTGGTCTTCCCCTCGGCGGTCGGCTCCGAGTCACTGATCATCGTGCGCTTCGCCTTCGACGCGGGCCCCGACGGACCGCCGGTCGGCGGAATGGACACGATCACCAAGGGCATCCGGCAGATCGAGGACGGCTCGGGCGGCGTGGGCAGCTCCGTCGGCTCTTGA